In Penicillium oxalicum strain HP7-1 chromosome VII, whole genome shotgun sequence, one DNA window encodes the following:
- a CDS encoding Efflux pump vrtL codes for MTRPVGSDQRSPSPHATSDTSSTASNSTSLVRSLSQERTTSRQTSRSKVKRPGSSRAHSAACLDDHAVYHNSEDSESRDEEEDDTSLDATKIETVEEVRDGILNERDVDIERGQAPVEDLEKSRTLRSTKSRHGGKLVTWDGPDDPENPKNWPTRKKWAATLTVSLFTFMSPVSSSMVAPALSTIAAQFDVTDQIISQLTLSIFVLAYAVGPLILGPLSEIYGRAIVLQLANAFFLVFNIGCAVSQNKTQLIVCRFFSGLGGSAPLAIGGGVLSDCFRAEERGKSIAVYSLAPLLGPALGPVAGGFIAENTSWRWVFYSVSIADALIQFMGLFLLRETYGPRILKDRATRLRKETGDQSWKTEAEMQRQTLAQVLRGSLVRPFRLLLTQSIVQVVACYMAYIYGLMYLVLSTYPALWTSQEYYHESIGIGGLNYIALGLGFFLGSQICAPLNDRIYRRLKDRNDGVGRPEFRVPLMSIGALFVPVGLFIYGWTAQTHRHWIAPNIGTVIFAAGTIISFQCMQTYIVDAYTRFAASALAASSFLRSLAGFGFPLFAPYMYEKLHYGWGNSVLALISIAIGFPAPFFLWKFGQALRKKSTYAAG; via the exons ATGACACGGCCAGTCGGCTCGGACCAACGCTCCCCATCGCCTCATGCAACCTCAGATACCAGCTCGACCGCCAGCAACTCTACATCACTAGTCCGGTCATTATCACAAGAACGAACAACGTCGAGACAAACGTCTCGATCCAAGGTCAAACGGCCGGGTTCATCTCGGGCCCATTCTGCTGCATGCTTGGACGACCATGCAGTCTACCACAACTCCGAAGACAGCGAGAGTcgcgatgaggaggaagatgacacTTCCTTGGACGCGACCAAAATAGAGACGGTCGAGGAAGTCCGAGATGGGATCTTGAATGAGCGAGATGTCGATATAGAGCGAGGTCAGGCTCCTGTGGAAGATCTGGAGAAATCGAGAACTCTGCGGTCGACCAAGTCGCGCCATGGTGGAAAGCTG GTGACGTGGGACGGACCAGATGATCCCGAAAACCCCAAAAATTGGCCCACGCGCAAGAAGTGGGCTGCCACGCTCACAGTCTCACTGTTCACGTTCATGTCGCCCGTTTCATCCTCCATGGTCGCTCCCGCCTTGTCGACCATTGCTGCCCAATTTGATGTTACCGACCAGATTATTTCGCAGCTGACGCTCTCAATCTTCGTTCTCGCCTACGCCGTCGGCCCTCTCATCCTAGGACCTCTGTCGGAGATCTACGGACGGGCAATTGTTCTTCAACTGGCCAATGCGtttttcttggtcttcaATATCGGTTGCGCCGTCTCCCAGAACAAGACCCAGCTCATCGTCTgtcgcttcttctccggCCTCGGAGGCAGTGCCCCCCTGGCCATTGGTGGCGGTGTTCTCTCCGATTGCTTCAGGGCCGAAGAGCGAGGCAAAAGTATTGCTGTCTACAGTCTTGCTCCCCTTCTTGGACCCGCGCTGGGTCCCGTGGCGGGAGGGTTCATCGCCGAAAATACCTCTTGGCGATGGGTCTTTTACTCGGTGTCCATTGCCGATGCGCTCATCCAATTCATgggtctcttcctcctccgcgaGACCTATGGACCCCGCATCCTCAAAGATCGTGCCACGCGTCTCCGCAAGGAAACGGGTGATCAGTCGTGGAAGACCGAGGCTGAAATGCAGAGACAGACCCTCGCCCAAGTTTTGCGCGGTTCTCTCGTCCGCCCATTCCGTCTTCTGCTCACTCAATCGATTGTCCAGGTCGTCGCATGCTACATGGCCTACATCTACGGGCTCATGTACCTTGTCCTTTCGACCTACCCAGCCCTCTGGACCAGTCAAGAGTATTATCACGAGTCCATCGGCATCGGCGGATTGAATTACATCGCCCTGGGACTCGGCTTTTTCCTCGGCTCCCAAATCTGCGCCCCGCTAAATGATCGGATCTACCGACGACTCAAAGATCGTAACGACGGTGTGGGCCGGCCCGAGTTTCGCGTGCCGCTGATGAGCATCGGTGCACTTTTCGTGCCCGTCGGATTATTCATCTATGGCTGGACCGCGCAAACACACCGGCACTGGATTGCGCCGAACATCGGCACCGTGATCTTCGCCGCGGGGACAATCATCTCGTTTCAGTGTATGCAGACCTACATAGTCGATGCGTATACGCGGTTTGCCGCCAGCGCACTGGCGGCGTCTTCGTTTCTGCGCTCGCTGGCCGGATTCGGGTTCCCCCTGTTCGCACCGTATATGTATGAAAAGTTGCATTATGGATGGGGCAATAGTGTGTTGGCGTTGATCTCAATTGCGATCGGGTTTCCAGCGCCGTTTTTCTTGTGGAAATTTGGCCAGGCgctgaggaagaagagcacgTATGCTGCGGGGTGA
- a CDS encoding Pre-mRNA-splicing factor slt11: MPPQIKHDLNRSGWESTDFPSVCENCLPENPYVQMLKEDHGAECKICTRPFTIFRWKADRTSRQKRTNICLTCARLKNCCQCCMLDLSFGLPLQVRDAALKMVAPGPDSSINREYYAQNHEKDIEDGVGAVEEYEKTDDKARELLRRLANSEPYYRKPRRIEGPSRTETEETAEAGPSDSARTQSRYGNGPGPMRTAEGRLGNRLPGRGGARGGRGGGRGGRPFPSTAQLPPSADDVKPPADPNVTSLFITGVEDDLPEHALRAFFAEFGQLRSLVCSHRSHCAFINYVNRADAETAAERCQGKAVVNGCPLRVRWGKPKPLDNMDREERIRNARDGRAAVGPSSKGAPEKKALTAAGEKAGQQEKGQPLTVAPPPGSGAVQYASMSGD; this comes from the exons ATGCCGCCGCAAATCAAGCATGATCTCAACCGCTCCGGATGGGAGTCAACCGACTTCCCATCGGTCTGTGAAAACTGCCTGCCGGAGAATCCGTACGTGCAGATGCTGAAGGAGGATCATGGCGCGGAATGCAAGATT TGCACTCGACCTTTTACAATTTTCCGATGGAAAGCCGACCGAACATCGCGTCAGAAACGCACCAACATCTGCCTGACGTGCGCGCGTCTCAAGAATTGCTGCCAGTGTTGCATGCTTGATTTGTCATTCGGTTTGCCCCTACAAGTCCGCGATGCGGCGCTCAAGATGGTCGCACCAGGCCCCGATAGCTCTATCAATCGAGAATACTATGCACAGAACCACGAGAAGGATATTGAGGACGGAGTCGGAGCAGTAGAGGAATACGAGAAGACCGACGACAAGGCTCGGGAGCTGTTGCGCCGCCTCGCCAATAGTGAACCCTACTATCGCAAACCACGCCGGATCGAAGGTCCATCAAGAACAGAGACCGAAGAGACTGCGGAGGCGGGCCCATCGGACTCTGCTCGGACCCAGTCCCGCTATGGTAATGGGCCAGGCCCCATGCGTACCGCTGAAGGTCGTCTTGGGAATCGGCTTCCTGGCCGTGGAGGTGCGCGGGGAGGGCGTGGTGGCGGTAGAGGCGGTCGCCCCTTCCCCAGTACTGCTCAGTTACCCCCTTCGGCGGACGACGTCAAGCCTCCAGCCGACCCGAACGTGACTTCATTATTCATTACCGGTGTTGAGGATGACCTTCCGGAGCACGCGCTGCGTGCCTTCTTCGCCGAATTCGGTCAACTTCGGTCCCTCGTGTGCTCCCATCGCTCGCACTGCGCTTTCATCAACTATGTTAACCGTGCCGATGCCGAGACCGCTGCCGAGAGATGTCAAGGCAAAGCCGTTGTTAACGGCTGCCCACTCCGTGTTCGGTGGGGCAAACCCAAACCCCTCGACAACATGGACCGGGAAGAGCGTATCAGAAATGCTCGTGATGGCCGGGCTGCTGTCGGTCCATCGTCCAAGGGGGCACCCGAGAAGAAAGCCCTCACAGCGGCGGGTGAGAAAGCTGGTcagcaagaaaaaggccaaCCACTCACGGTGGCACCGCCCCCTGGCTCGGGTGCGGTGCAGTATGCGAGCATGTCTGGTGACTGA
- a CDS encoding Tryptophan synthase beta chain 1 — MSHHQDPYLQRYPDSKGYYGQFGGNHYPVELHPALQELANSYDKLHQDLAFQDALKRARIGLQGRPTPIHLLANISTDIGGAQIFVKREDLNHTGAHKINHCVGFALLAKAMGKTKLIAETGAGQHGVALATAAAFFRLDCEIHMGEVDIAKQSSNVGRIRLLGGRVVPANQGQSALKEASDSAFRAYVEQHHTALYAIGSAIGPHPFPRIVRDFQSVVGQEAREQCLDMMGDRLPEHVIACVAGGSNAMGMFSGFVDDAEVVLHAVEPLGVSERLGEHAATLSHGRPGTLHGARSVVLQKEDDTPAAVSSIASGLAYPGVGPEMAMLHEMDRISVTTVSNAEAIEAFYQLSQLEGIIPALESAHALAFAFRLAATRPPSERILVNLSGRGDKDVDFVLDNHGVGSSQTPQ; from the coding sequence ATGTCTCATCATCAAGATCCATACCTCCAGAGATACCCCGATTCCAAAGGGTATTATGGACAATTCGGCGGAAATCACTACCCCGTCGAGCTTCATCCCGCCCTGCAAGAGCTCGCCAACAGCTACGACAAGCTGCATCAAGATCTAGCGTTTCAAGATGCACTGAAGAGGGCGCGCATCGGTCTACAAGGCCGCCCAACCCCAATCCACCTCCTCGCCAATATTTCCACGGACATCGGCGGCGCGCAGATCTTTGTCAAACGAGAAGATCTGAACCACACGGGAGCCCACAAGATCAACCACTGTGTAGGATTTGCCCTCCTCGCCAAAGCCATGGGCAAGACCAAACTGATTGCCGAAACGGGAGCCGGACAACATGGTGTGGCTCTCGCCACGGCCGCGGCGTTTTTCCGACTCGATTGTGAAATTCACATGGGTGAAGTGGATATTGCAAAACAGAGCTCGAATGTCGGGCGTATTCGATTACTCGGTGGGCGGGTGGTGCCCGCGAATCAGGGCCAGTCCGCCTTGAAAGAAGCGAGTGACTCGGCCTTTCGGGCGTATGTAGAGCAGCATCACACTGCGCTCTATGCGATTGGCTCGGCAATTGGACCGCATCCGTTCCCGAGGATTGTTCGCGACTTCCAAAGTGTCGTGGGACAAGAAGCGCGAGAGCAATGTCTGGATATGATGGGGGATCGTCTCCCTGAGCATGTTATCGCTTGTGTGGCGGGGGGATCGAATGCCATGGGGATGTTCTCGGGCTTTGTGGACGATGCCGAGGTGGTTCTCCACGCGGTAGAGCCACTGGGGGTATCTGAACGATTGGGTGAGCATGCCGCGACTCTTTCTCATGGAAGACCGGGTACGTTGCATGGCGCTCGGTCTGTAGTGTTGCAGAAAGAGGACGATACGCCGGCCGCGGTCTCGTCGATAGCCTCTGGACTGGCGTATCCGGGCGTGGGGCCTGAAATGGCCATGCTTCATGAGATGGATCGGATCTCAGTGACAACTGTGTCCAATGCAGAGGCGATTGAGGCCTTCTATCAACTGAGTCAATTGGAGGGGATCATTCCGGCGTTGGAGAGTGCGCATGCTTTGGCATTTGCCTTTCGTTTGGCCGCCACACGCCCTCCCTCGGAGCGAATTCTAGTCAATCTCTCTGGACGTGGGGACAAGGATGTTGACTTTGTTCTGGACAATCACGGAGTAGGGTCCTCCCAAACACCACAGTAA
- a CDS encoding Zuotin, translating to MASVQVVNVSLPSLPSGWTAEKDFKAVGALSAATQRNIEPVGPHFLAHARRKRHARTFSEDERIQAQQNVKKTEDEEDEDISEDEDPMMLAREAKDWKAQDHYAVLGLTKYRWRATPEQIKRAHRKKVLRHHPDKKAAMGQRDENDNFFKCIQKATELLLDPVRRRQFDSVDEAADVEPPSKKELQKGNFYKLWGPVFEAEGRFSNKQPVPKLGDENSTQEEVETFYNFWYNFDSWRTFEYLDEDIPDDGEGRDQKRHTEKKNANARRKRKSEDIARLRELVDECLALDERIKKFKQQARAGKDAKRKAKEEEAKRLIEERERAKAEAEAAKKNAEEAAKAEREEKKKAKEAAKNAAKKNKRVLKSSVKDVNYFADGEASAAQVDAVLGDVELVMGKIDVDELAELASRP from the exons ATGGCATCTGTCCAGGTTGTCAACGTTTCTCTCCCGTCCTTGCCCTCGGGCTGGACTGCTGAGAAGGACTTCAAGGCCGTTGGTGCCCTGTCCGCTGCCACTCAGCGCAACATTGAGCCCGTGGGCCCGCACTTCCTTGCCCACGCCCGCAGA AAGCGTCACGCTCGTACTTTTTCTGAGGATGAGCGCATCCAGGCTCAGCAGAACGTTAAGAAGActgaggatgaggaggatgaggacatctccgaggacgaggatcCTATGATGCTCGCCCGTGAGGCTAAGGACTGGAAG GCCCAGGACCACTACGCCGTTCTTGGTCTGACCAAGTACCGCTGGCGCGCCACCCCCGAGCAGATCAAGCGTGCCCACCGCAAGAAGGTTCTGCGTCACCACCCCGACAAGAAGGCCGCCATGGGCCAGCGCGATGAGAACGACAACTTCTTCAAGTGCATTCAGAAGGCCACCGAGCTCCTTTTGGACCCCGTCCGCCGTCGTCAATTCGATTCCGTTGACGAGGCCGCTGATGTCGAGCCACCATCCAAGAAGGAACTCCAGAAGGGCAACTTCTACAAGCTCTGGGGACCTGTCTTCGAGGCCGAAGGCCGTTTCTCCAACAAGCAACCTGTGCCCAAGCTCGGCGACGAGAATTCCACTCAGGAGGAGGTCGAGACTTTCTACAACTTCTGGTACAACTTTGACAGCTGGCGCACATTCGAATACCTCGATGAGGACATTCCCGACGACGGTGAGGGCCGTGACCAGAAGCGTCacaccgagaagaagaacgccAACGCCCGCCGCAAGCGCAAGTCTGAGGATATCGCCCGCCTGCGCGAGTTGGTGGACGAGTGCCTTGCCCTGGACGAGCGTATCAAGAAGTTCAAGCAGCAGGCTCGTGCCGGCAAGGATGCCAagcgcaaggccaaggaggaggaggccaagCGTCTGATTGAGGAGCGTGAGCgcgccaaggccgaggccgaggctgcgAAGAAGAACGCTGAGGAGGCTGCCAAGGCCGAgcgcgaggagaagaagaaggccaaggaggctgCGAAGAACGCTGCTAAGAAGAACAAGCGTGTTCTCAAGTCCTCCGTCAAGGACGTCAACTACTTTGCCGACGGCGAGGCTTCTGCCGCCCAGGTCGACGCTGTTCTTGGTGACGTCGAGCTTGTCATGGGCAAGATCGACGTTGACGAGCTGGCCGAGCTGGCCTCGCGCCCCTGA
- a CDS encoding Sterol 24-C-methyltransferase — translation MAPTALEREDIARDAAFNQAMHGKSARARGGLTALRAKDNAAQKAAVDEYFKHWDNKGHEEETAEVREARRKEYATLTRHYYNLATDFYEYGWGSSFHFCRFAYGEPFNQAIARHEHYLAMQTGITEDMKVLDVGCGVGGPAREMVKFTGAHVTGLNNNDYQIDRATHYAVKQGLSEKMAFVKGDFMQMKFPDNSFDAVYAIEATVHAPELVGVYSEIFRVLKPGGKFGVYEWLMTDEYNNDDPEHRRIRLGIEQGDGISNMVTISEGLKAMRDAGFELLHHEDLAARPDATPWYYPLAGSFKHMGSVWDFFTIARMTWWGRGLAHRFVGAGETIGLFPKGSQKTADSLALAADCLVEGAQKNLFTPMYLMVGKKPE, via the exons ATGGCTCCTACTGCTTTGGAACGCGAGGATATCGCGCGTGATGCTGccttcaaccaggctatgCACGGCAAGTCTGCGAGGGCTCGCGGTGGTTTGACTGCGTTGCGCGCCAAGGACAACGCTGCTCAGAAGGCCGCTGTCGACGAGTACTTCAAGCACTGGGACAACAAGGGTcacgaggaagagaccgCTGAGGTCCGCGAG GCTCGCCGCAAGGAATACGCTACCCTCACCCGACA CTACTATAACTTGGCTACCGATTTCTACGAATATGGCTGGGGCTCCTCCTTCCACTTCTGCCGCTTTGCGTACGGCGAGCCCTTCAACCAGGCCATTGCCCGTCACGAGCATTACCTCGCTATGCAGACCGGAATCACCGAGGACATGAAGGTTCTGGATGTTGGCTGTGGTGTCGGTGGCCCTGCCCGTGAGATGGTCAAGTTCACTGGTGCCCATGTCACCGGTCTCAACAACAATGACTACCAGATTGACCGCGCCACTCACTACGCTGTCAAGCAGGGTCTCTCCGAGAAGATGGCCTTTGTCAAGGGTGATTTCATGCAGATGAAGTTCCCCGACAACTCATTCGACGCTGTCTATGCTATTGAAGCCACCGTCCACGCCCCTGAGCTGGTTGGCGTCTACAGCGAGATCTTCCGTGTCCTCAAGCCCGGCGGCAAGTTTGGCGTCTACGAGTGGTTGATGACCGACGAGTACAACAACGACGACCCCGAGCACCGCCGTATCCGCCTTGGTATCGAGCAGGGTGACGGTATCTCCAACATGGTCACCATCTCCGAGGGTCTCAAGGCGATGCGCGACGCTGGCTTCGAGCTGCTCCACCACGAGGATCTGGCTGCTCGCCCCGACGCCACCCCTTGGTATTACCCGCTGGCCGGTTCGTTCAAGCACATGGGCTCCGTCTGGGACTTCTTCACCATTGCCCGCATGACCTGGTGGGGACGTGGTCTTGCCCACCGCTTCGTCGGTGCCGGTGAGACCATTGGCCTGTTCCCCAAGGGCTCTCAGAAGACCGCTGACAGTCTGGCTCTGGCTGCGGACTGCTTGGTCGAGGGTGCGCAGAAGAACTTGTTCACCCCCATGTACCTCATGGTCGGCAAGAAGCCCGAGTAA
- a CDS encoding Mitochondrial zinc maintenance protein 1 codes for MPAPSTAALSAYRQVLRATRIAFKDDLRVMTAARQEARRNFDQNRRVGVDTGMQINHAVEVANILRHNIVQGAREDGDESAKWQLRIHEEIERGDNDSIKVGNKDVKIHKACSS; via the exons ATGCCGGCTCCTAGTACAGCTGCCTTGAGCGCATACCGACAAGTTCTCCGTGCGACCCGGATCGCATTTAAAG ATGATCTGCGAGTGATGACCGCTGCACGCCAGGAGGCTCGTCGTAACTTTGACCAGAATCGACGTGTCGGCGTTGACACCGGAATGCAAATCAACCACGCCGTCGAAGTGGCCAACATTCTGCGACACAACATCGTGCAAGGTGCTCGCGAGGATGGCGACGAATCCGCAAAGTGGC AACTCCGAATTCACGAGGAGATCGAGCGTGGTGACAACGACTCAATCAAAGTCGGCAACAAGGATGTCAAGATCCACAAGGCGTGCTCATCCTAA
- a CDS encoding Phosphate-repressible acid phosphatase encodes MFTKKSLFAVASCLALAAAETSSVEYPTAAEIEAARNSVLPFSPVSNVKGVAFDRFVNIWIENTDFDTTAANANFQALAKEGILLTNYFAVTHPSEPNYCASAAGDDFGMDNDAWHQIPANVSTIADLFDTKRVSWGEYQEDMPYAGYQGFRYPTSGPNRYVRKHNPLVLFDSVTNDAVRPRQIKNFTTFYEDVQHERLPQHMFITPNMTNDAHDTNINVAGTFLTRFMTPLLKNKYFTKDTLILITFDETSTYKQSNRVYSILLGGAIPKHLQGTKDDTFYTHYSVIASLSANWGLPSLGRWDCGANLFNLVAEKTGYVNWEVDINAIDANDYLNQTSPGPLSDGSHTEFISQWPVPTTQERCSAGHGILDLVKKTYKGMQPTYNYTSPVPYSVPAGINVGVKYTRMQKHGHKESGITN; translated from the exons ATGTTCACCAAGAAGAGTCTCTTCGCCGTTGCCAGCTGTCTGGCTCTGGCTGCTGCGGAGACCTCGTCCGTCGAGTATCCCACTGCGGCTGAGATTGAGGCTGCTCGAAACTCGGTCCTCCCATTCTCGCCCGTCTCGAATGTCAAGGGTGTCGCATTCGACCGATTTGTCAACATCTGGATTGAGAACACT GATTTCGACACCACGGCGGCCAATGCAAACTTTCAAGCTCTGGCCAAAGAAGGAATTCTCCTGACCAACTACTTTGCCGTCACCCATCCGTCCGAGCCCAATTACTGCGCTTCGGCTGCCGGTGATGATTTCGGCATGGACAATGACGCCTGGCATCAGATTCCCGCCAATGTCTCCACCATCGCCGATCTGTTTGACACCAAACGCGTGTCCTGGGGCGAGTATCAAGAAGACATGCCCTACGCAG GCTACCAGGGTTTCCGCTACCCTACTTCAGGACCCAACCGCTACGTGCGCAAGCACAACCCCCTCGTGCTCTTCGACTCGGTCACCAACGACGCCGTACGACCCCGTCAAATCAAAAACTTCACCACGTTTTACGAGGACGTCCAGCACGAACGTCTCCCCCAACACATGTTCATCACCCCGAACATGACCAACGACGCCCACGACACGAACATCAATGTCGCCGGCACCTTTCTCACCCGCTTCATGACCCCGCTCCTGAAAAACAAATACTTCACCAAAGACACCCTCATCCTGATCACTTTCGACGAAACGTCCACCTACAAGCAATCCAACCGCGTCTACTCCATTCTCCTCGGTGGGGCCATCCCCAAACACCTCCAGGGCACCAAAGACGATACTTTTTACACCCACTACTCCGTCATCGCCTCCCTCAGCGCAAACTGGGGTCTCCCGTCGCTGGGACGCTGGGACTGCGGCGCCAACTTGTTCAACCTGGTCGCTGAAAAGACCGGCTACGTCAATTGGGAAGTGGACATTAACGCCATCGACGCAAATGATTACTTGAATCAGACTTCTCCCGGCCCATTGTCGGATGGCTCCCACACAGAGTTTATTTCGCAGTGGCCTGTTCCCACCACGCAGGAGCGCTGCTCTGCGGGCCATGGGATTCTGGATCTCGTCAAGAAGACGTACAAGGGTATGCAGCCCACGTATAACTACACTAGTCCGGTTCCGTATAGTGTTCCGGCAGGAATCAATGTGGGTGTGAAGTATACCCGGATGCAG AAGCACGGTCACAAGGAGAGTGGTATTACAAATTAG